From Streptomyces yatensis, one genomic window encodes:
- a CDS encoding Zn-ribbon domain-containing OB-fold protein, with amino-acid sequence MGAVPVSPAPPADAPRFDLPEIDAFTRPYWDAAAGGRLLIRRCADCGRVHHYPREFCPYCWSEDVGWEEASGAATLYTWSVVHRNDLPPFGARVPYTAAVVDLAEGPRMMTELIEAPEGGPRVGMRLRVAFRSVDAAEGTAPAVPVFRPLLA; translated from the coding sequence ATGGGGGCTGTTCCTGTGAGCCCGGCGCCGCCCGCGGACGCCCCGCGCTTCGACCTGCCCGAGATCGACGCCTTCACCCGCCCCTACTGGGACGCCGCGGCCGGGGGCCGGCTGCTGATCCGGCGGTGCGCCGACTGCGGCCGGGTCCACCACTATCCGCGCGAATTCTGCCCGTACTGCTGGAGCGAGGACGTCGGCTGGGAGGAGGCGAGCGGCGCCGCGACGCTCTACACATGGTCCGTGGTGCACCGCAATGACCTGCCGCCGTTCGGCGCCCGCGTCCCGTACACCGCCGCCGTCGTCGACCTCGCCGAGGGGCCGCGGATGATGACCGAGCTCATCGAGGCCCCGGAGGGCGGCCCGCGCGTCGGGATGCGGCTCCGGGTGGCGTTCCGGTCGGTCGATGCCGCCGAGGGGACCGCCCCGGCCGTTCCCGTCTTCCGGCCGCTGCTCGCCTAG